The following proteins are co-located in the Deltaproteobacteria bacterium GWA2_45_12 genome:
- a CDS encoding monofunctional biosynthetic peptidoglycan transglycosylase, which translates to MFQKIKYLFLVFVAIIGLFLAKIFFLDIPSLKVLNPHKTALMQAKGGPITQTWVEFDQIPYHLKRAIVLAEDSRFYEHGGVDYKALKLSFKKNVKKGKYVRGGSTITMQLAKNLYLTPKKALWRKGLEILMAIRMEQVLSKNRILEIYLNVIEWGPGIYGAKAAGQHYFRKSASELNPDESAFLAAIIPSPIKWGKRMSPGGPYIQKRTNRIARLLNLNPSVNKKEIEREIEEARKEEEKAEMMEDGAIPDELFY; encoded by the coding sequence ATGTTTCAAAAAATAAAATACCTCTTTCTTGTTTTTGTCGCGATCATTGGCTTGTTTTTGGCCAAAATTTTCTTTTTGGATATTCCATCCTTAAAAGTTTTAAATCCTCACAAAACGGCTTTGATGCAAGCCAAGGGTGGGCCTATCACCCAAACCTGGGTGGAGTTTGATCAAATCCCTTATCATCTTAAAAGAGCCATTGTCCTTGCCGAAGACAGCCGGTTTTATGAGCATGGGGGAGTTGATTATAAAGCCTTGAAACTTTCGTTTAAAAAAAATGTGAAGAAGGGAAAATATGTTCGTGGGGGGTCAACGATTACCATGCAACTGGCCAAAAATCTTTATTTAACCCCGAAGAAAGCCCTGTGGCGCAAGGGGCTTGAGATTTTGATGGCGATCCGCATGGAACAGGTGCTAAGTAAAAACCGTATTTTGGAAATCTATTTAAACGTGATTGAATGGGGCCCGGGTATTTATGGAGCAAAGGCAGCCGGCCAACATTATTTCCGTAAATCGGCAAGCGAATTAAACCCGGATGAATCGGCTTTTTTGGCGGCCATTATTCCAAGCCCCATCAAATGGGGCAAAAGAATGTCTCCCGGAGGGCCGTACATTCAAAAAAGAACAAACCGCATTGCACGGCTGCTTAATTTGAATCCATCAGTGAATAAAAAAGAAATTGAGCGCGAAATTGAAGAGGCCAGAAAGGAAGAGGAAAAGGCTGAAATGATGGAAGATGGAGCTATTCCGGATGAATTATTTTATTAA